In one window of Prevotella sp. E13-17 DNA:
- a CDS encoding type III restriction-modification system endonuclease produces the protein MELILQNNLRHQQLPVEAVGDALKEVNWQSPKDFYANPLMSWSNRYQLSAPIFEVKKQLLPNQPQKLQEPEEGAPLNLDIKMETGTGKTYVYTKTIFELHQRYRLNKFIVCVPSLPIKAGAEQFLSDLYVQHHFKNACGYDCDLEVGVLEAAKTKKGKRYFPGVVRNFVEGSCQQRNKIYVLLLNMALLTNAQILKRNDYDFGVLGFYRPFDALRATHPVVIIDEPHRFNRTQSAYTQILNELKPQLILRYGATFPEITVGRGKNKLVTKDYLNLLYDLNACEAFSQNLIKGVAKEHFELQGQQRERVIIKEINERERKVTLQYGNRTEVLQADDPITLAPEMQNVSVAAVEKGLVTLSNGKQFHTSEHFSPSVYAQSYQEEMVKLAIQRHFETERLNFERPQRMKTLALFFIDSIRSYRGEGEENGWLAEKFESLLKERIKIELSKPCSDDYKAYLEATLKDPHACHGGYFAEDNQNSDEEIAQQVKEILHDKKQLLSFKNEDGSWNVRRFIFSKWTLKEGWDNPNVFTICKLRSSGSEISKLQEVGRGLRLPVDEYGNRSSEEFLLNYIVDFDEADFAAKLVAEINGQSQQVAITDKIPMELIQRVAEKRGVDQFQLMMELAQKGFIKDLQGTVNGDMLGELYNQYPEFANTGLPKSKVIDRNKKNTNKIKIRPQVFDRLRDLWMKINKRYIIFFDPLLEKELEKALPMLFSDGVFAQSIITSQREIVETDDGKMAYVQDTGVSYQTTGNRMPYSEFLKRINRATSVPIRTLHKAMCEGIGTKPTFSQDMINDQSLARIISNITNWKIENSMSQFKYKQTAYDVKRTRLTDENGKLYEDIVQSYIGNHLDSARVADRYLYDAYTYDSELEQTNLRTSDIDEVIVFGKIPRKSIAIPTITNDSYSPDFMYMVKKTDGTKELNIIVETKGVDVPAHLRDVEKKKISCAEKFFNQLREDYPELNVNFRDQLNNQQLRTIIDNVINSN, from the coding sequence ATGGAACTGATATTACAAAACAATTTGCGGCACCAGCAATTGCCTGTAGAGGCTGTAGGTGACGCACTAAAGGAAGTGAATTGGCAGTCGCCAAAAGACTTTTATGCCAATCCGCTAATGTCGTGGTCGAACCGCTATCAGCTTAGTGCACCTATCTTTGAGGTGAAGAAACAACTGCTGCCAAATCAGCCTCAGAAGTTGCAGGAACCAGAAGAGGGCGCCCCTCTGAATCTTGATATCAAGATGGAGACGGGTACAGGTAAGACGTATGTTTATACCAAGACCATTTTTGAGTTGCACCAGCGCTATCGCCTGAATAAATTCATCGTCTGTGTGCCCTCGCTGCCTATCAAGGCAGGCGCAGAGCAATTTCTGAGCGACCTGTATGTGCAGCATCACTTCAAGAACGCCTGTGGTTATGATTGTGACCTGGAAGTTGGCGTATTGGAGGCTGCAAAGACGAAGAAAGGTAAGCGGTATTTCCCTGGTGTGGTGCGCAACTTCGTGGAAGGTTCTTGCCAACAGCGCAATAAGATATATGTACTGTTGCTGAACATGGCTCTGCTGACGAATGCACAGATATTGAAACGCAACGATTACGACTTTGGTGTGTTGGGCTTCTATCGTCCATTCGATGCATTGAGGGCTACACATCCTGTTGTCATCATTGACGAACCTCACCGCTTTAACCGCACCCAGTCGGCCTACACGCAAATTCTAAATGAGTTGAAGCCGCAACTGATACTGCGCTATGGTGCCACATTTCCTGAGATAACCGTAGGGCGTGGTAAGAATAAACTTGTAACGAAAGACTATCTGAATCTGCTCTACGACCTGAATGCCTGCGAGGCTTTTTCGCAGAATCTGATTAAAGGCGTTGCCAAGGAGCATTTTGAGTTGCAGGGACAGCAGCGCGAACGTGTTATCATCAAAGAGATTAATGAGCGCGAACGCAAGGTGACGTTGCAATATGGCAATCGAACGGAGGTGCTGCAAGCTGATGACCCTATCACTTTGGCACCAGAGATGCAGAACGTCAGCGTGGCTGCGGTAGAGAAAGGTTTGGTGACACTTTCTAATGGCAAGCAGTTCCATACCAGCGAACACTTCAGTCCGTCTGTCTATGCCCAGTCGTATCAGGAGGAAATGGTGAAGTTGGCTATTCAGCGGCATTTCGAAACGGAGCGTTTGAATTTTGAGCGTCCTCAGCGCATGAAGACACTGGCCCTGTTCTTTATCGATAGCATTCGTTCGTATCGTGGAGAGGGAGAGGAAAACGGTTGGTTGGCAGAGAAGTTTGAGTCGCTTCTGAAAGAACGCATTAAGATAGAACTTAGCAAACCTTGCTCAGACGATTATAAGGCATACTTGGAGGCAACGCTGAAAGACCCTCATGCTTGTCATGGAGGTTATTTTGCAGAGGATAACCAAAACAGCGACGAGGAGATAGCTCAGCAAGTGAAGGAGATTCTGCACGATAAGAAACAACTGTTGTCGTTCAAGAACGAAGATGGTAGTTGGAACGTACGTCGTTTTATATTCTCAAAGTGGACGCTGAAGGAAGGATGGGATAATCCCAATGTGTTTACCATTTGCAAGCTACGTTCCAGTGGTAGCGAAATTAGTAAGTTGCAAGAAGTTGGTCGTGGATTGCGCCTGCCAGTTGATGAATATGGTAATCGCAGCAGCGAAGAATTCCTGCTGAACTATATTGTAGATTTCGACGAAGCAGACTTTGCAGCCAAACTGGTTGCTGAAATAAACGGCCAGTCGCAGCAAGTAGCTATCACGGATAAGATTCCTATGGAGCTGATTCAACGGGTAGCAGAGAAACGAGGTGTGGATCAGTTCCAGTTGATGATGGAACTGGCTCAAAAGGGCTTCATAAAAGATTTGCAGGGAACAGTAAATGGTGATATGTTGGGTGAGTTGTATAATCAATACCCAGAGTTTGCTAATACAGGATTACCCAAGTCGAAAGTGATTGACCGTAATAAGAAGAATACCAATAAAATTAAGATTCGTCCGCAGGTGTTCGACCGTCTGCGCGACCTTTGGATGAAGATCAATAAGAGGTATATCATCTTCTTCGACCCCTTGCTGGAGAAAGAATTGGAGAAAGCACTACCAATGCTGTTCAGCGATGGTGTGTTCGCACAGAGCATCATTACCAGTCAAAGAGAGATAGTGGAAACTGACGATGGAAAAATGGCCTACGTTCAAGATACGGGCGTTTCATATCAGACAACAGGAAACCGTATGCCTTATAGCGAATTCCTAAAGCGAATCAATCGTGCCACAAGCGTACCTATCCGTACGCTTCACAAGGCAATGTGTGAGGGTATTGGTACAAAGCCGACCTTTTCACAAGATATGATTAACGATCAGTCGCTGGCTCGTATCATCAGCAATATCACGAATTGGAAGATAGAAAACTCCATGAGTCAGTTTAAATATAAGCAGACAGCTTATGACGTAAAGCGTACAAGGCTTACTGACGAGAACGGCAAGTTGTATGAAGACATCGTGCAGAGTTACATTGGCAATCATCTGGATAGTGCAAGAGTGGCTGACAGATACCTCTACGATGCATACACATACGACAGTGAATTGGAGCAGACAAATCTTAGGACCTCTGATATTGACGAGGTCATCGTGTTTGGAAAGATTCCACGTAAGAGTATTGCTATTCCAACGATTACAAACGACTCGTATAGCCCTGACTTTATGTATATGGTAAAGAAGACAGATGGCACTAAGGAACTGAATATCATTGTCGAGACCAAAGGTGTTGATGTGCCTGCACATTTACGAGACGTTGAGAAGAAGAAAATTAGCTGTGCCGAGAAGTTTTTTAATCAGCTTCGTGAGGACTATCCTGAGTTAAATGTCAACTTTAGGGATCAACTCAATAACCAACAATTGCGTACAATTATTGACAATGTTATAAATTCGAACTAA